One Citrus sinensis cultivar Valencia sweet orange chromosome 5, DVS_A1.0, whole genome shotgun sequence genomic window, TTTAATTACGTTAGATAAACtattaaatctaaatatttattgaGTGCTGCTATGTGTCGAGAAAGTTCAGAGAAATGATAACATATACTACCATTTTACTTCCTCCCTCTCTCTtggttttaataattaaaaaaaataaaaaaataagaagaaatccAAAAAGCAGCACATGCTTTCCACAAACAAGGCCTCCTCTGTCACCAAACATATccaaaaaattctaaattaaacataattatcattatcatctAACTAGTAAATCACTTCGAGAAGTATTAGAGATTGTTATCATTTGATCTTTAAATCAGTAAAACTTAAGAAAACGCATGTACATTTCTATTTCACCGAGAGCAATGGCTGACATCTATTATTACTAATACAACAGAAATTgatattcaaaatgaaaattctatttttataatcaaacaattaccaccaaacaacagaaaatgaAACCCATCTGGCTAAACACACAATGATTACAAAAACATGAAAACAAGCATTTGGggaattcacaaaattaatcaaagaATGCACAAAGcacaaaaaattatcattttcttcaatCACTAACCATAGCAACAACAAAAATCTCCTCACGCTTGGGGTTTTCCTTGGCTGTGGACTCCACAACCTCAGTAGTGGGTTTGGCTTCGACTTCGAGAGCAGCTTTAGGTTTTGCTTCCAAATCTAAAATAGGCGGCGCTTTCATTTAGGAGAATTTGTGTGTGAGTGAAAATGTGGGCCTTGTGTAGAGTTTTGGTGAAAAAAGAGCAGAGCTTcgattttgaaagaaaaagatgaggatGATGATTATGATTGTAGCTGAGCGAGGATAACATAAGACCATATgctacttttttatttcttcttatttttattattttttattatctttttaattttttaattgctaAGACGAAGAGAGATGGAAGCAAAACGACAGTATGTGCTGCCGTTTCTCTCATCTTTCTCTCAGTATTCTCAACACTTAAcgtttttcatatttattttaatgaatacGAGTCCAACAACAGATAAATAAAAGACCCTTATGTGAAAGATAGATTAAGACAATAGCTCTTAAATAGCTCGAGGGAGAGTCGGAAGagatgctaaaacttaaaattgaataacaaCATACGAGTAAATTGACTGTGATAAGATTCCAGGCCTTGAGATACAATAATAACGGGAAAATGTTACGTCCACTATTTTACATTGACTTTCGCATGCTTCTTTTCCCCCTTAATTCTTACGTTTTTAATCAGGTGTCTACCATCAGCACGCTGcctttgttaattttgttgcAAGCACAATATGAAACTCTATGGCCACTTGGGGTTGTATTTACTTCAAAAGTGATCAATGTCAAAATCAGGATTCTGGTTCACGAGGGGCTAGAAGCCTAGAATGAAGAAATACCGTGCTgcataataattacattatcttaataatataaacaagGCGCATGTCTAAAAGAATTCTACGGTTTAAAATGCACAAATATTCCTTCGTCATGAAAGCTTTTAGGTTTCTCTCTTCCCCTAGTCATTTGTAATGCATTAAGTTATTAGGACAAGTCTTAACTATAAATTTCTGAAACTTAAATGTGATTTGCTGCTCAAAATCAAACTAAATCTTATAATTAAACATGAGTACTCTAGTAAATTCACATGATCAACATACCATATGCTTGGACTAataactcaaattttttgagaagaattttttaaagaaacaaataaactgCGAAATAAAacctattaaaattttgtttagagATATTCTGAGGATAATCATTTTACTAgggataaatttaaattaacccATAAAATGATCGGCATGCTACTGAGACTCTGAGACAAAGATGGTTACAATATCAAAGgataattaacttttattattatttattattaatatattattcatcAATCATGTCAAGAAAACGAATTCAGCCACTAAGCTGCTTCGTAATACGATATCCAATGATACCGTACAAATCAAGATAATAAACTCTAATCTTAATCGATGGGACATCAAGCCGAGTAGAATTCAATGAATCTCCACAGTACCAGGATCCGAGGTAACCAAGCAGAGCATCGTAAGTCGCCGCGGTTATATCAGAATCTAGCTCCATTATTGTACTATTAAATAATGCAACTGTACGAGCATAGCTGGATATGCAATTCTTTAGTGTTGGCATTAAACTTGGAGCTGTTCTTTTGCTCTTTgtcattaattcaaaataatctTTGCTGTTTGTTGTGTTAGCTATTGCTGTCTCTAGAACGATTCTTGCCAGAGATTTTAAATCCGATGCTGCTGAAGTTCTTGGGTTAAGTTGAAGAGCTGAAACACAGTCTGCATAATTTTCGGTTTGTTTGCAAACACCATCAACTAAAGTTGGTGGAGAATTTGGAGCTATGGAATTTGTTGAGGAACAAGTATGAACAATAACTAGGAAGAAAGCAATGGCTGCTGCTACTTGTttcattatgaaaattttgttaaggATGTTCAGTGGTGTAGTACTTCTAAGTAGGTttcacatatatataaatgaactAGGGTTTGTTACggatgaattaattattattgaacaAGGCACATGATTTGAATGTATACCAAATTTTAAGAAGAATTGTAGGGTTTAAATTGCACCACTAATTATGAAAGCTTTCAAAATCTTTTGTAACCCATGTGATTGTtcgtaaaaatataatttacagtGATTGGCTTTAATTGCTTTAATCAAACTGGCTAAGTTAATTTTTGGTAAAACTTCAATTTCTCGAAAATAGTCTTTGCTAGCTTGCTGCTTAGTTACattgtacaaattaataactaaacGCCGAGCTAGCAACGATTTCAATTTGGAGATGGATCGATCTGAGATGTTGTAACTTTTATCTGCATTGGTtgtgaataaataaatcactGTATGTGGGACTGAGAAAATTtcgaatatatatatatatatatatatagtttataTATATCGTCGTATTTTGGTGCTTTTTCCGTTGCAACTGGAAACCAATGAaggattaaattaaattatttaagtgTCCTGAAAGAAGATCAAATTTGGATCTTCAATAGAAGAATATCttaatctattttaaaaatattacattaattcCATGTAAAAAGTGCTCTGAAAACTCTTAATGTCTGGTTAAGTGATTTTCCAACCACATATTTGACTGGCCACCTAATTTGAATTCTAGGGAGGTAGGgggttaaaattaatttggactTTGTTCATCCCtctatctttaaaaaaaaggaaaaatttttctaaaaggTTGCATagtttaaaaacaataatgataggCTTACAAAATTGAGATACACCAATAATGTGACACAAATACGTCACTAGTTGTAGTTCAAAAAGCTACACCTGTTAAATTATATCCCGCATGAACTGAGAATAAATATATGGCTAAGGATATAAGCTTGAGTTCACTCTTATCTCATGAGTTAGCTTTTGTTCATGAGTAAGTCTAATGGCCTTCAATAATACTCAATATAAGACAAAATTGAAGCAATTTAATAAACACCAAAATCTATTGTAGATGAAGTGATTTTgctaaaagtgattttaaagaaaagttaataaataccaaaattaatttttaattttttaaaatcacttttgaactttcCAAAAGCAATTGCAAACAGACCATAAGTTGAGTTGACGTGTCGCCTAATTATGTAATTAGCTAACCACATATCAAATTTATATCGAAAAGTAATATGGGAAAAAGTATttgattcaataaataaaatacggTTTAAGGAACGAAACATATATGCTAACTTTTAAGACTTTTAATAACGGCCGGCGAGAACTCGAAGATAAAGAGAGAGTAATTTTCatctaaaatttgaacttaGTGCCAACTCGACTTATATGAGTTGTGTCTTGAGTTTTGTTGATATTCATCCAACTCGACTTAAATGAGATTATAGTAACTCAATCAGATCGGGTAAGAGTCAAAAAATTTTCCGACCAAGTCCAATTGCAAACCGTGAAACCGTCAAGTATTGTTCAAAATTGAGAAGCAGATAATTAAAGTGTGGGAGTATTTTACAAACTATAGTCTTATAACGGTGAACCAAACtatataatttatctaataCAGGGAAGACTCTGTcaaatttttagtaaaatctttatttatatgcacacacatatatagtGGTGTTATAAGTTTATCGTTCtcacaaaaacaaatcatttatTCTAGttttaattcttaaataaaaaactgatACGGCGTGATCAAACTAAAATGGCTCTCAActgaacaagaagaagaaacaaagatccttacataattaaataatttttattatgcattattaatatttgaacaAAACGTTAACGTATTCAGCCACCAAGCTGATTGATAATAACAAATGCAATAGTAGCGTAGGATTCCAGATAAATATTTCTCGCCCTAATGGTTTGAACATCAATCCGAGTGGTGGAATTATACTGATATGCACAGAACAAGGCTCCAGCATGAGCAGCTATTGCATCGTAACTCGCTGCCGTTATGTCCAAATCTATCTTCATTCTCGAAGAGCTGAATAATGCAGCTGCACGATCATAACCAAAGATACATTTCTTTAGGGCTGCCATTAGATCTGGTGCAGTCATGCTGCTCTTTGCCATTATTTCAAAATGTTCTTTGCTCTTTGTTGTGTTAGCGTGTGCTGTCTCTAGAACAATTCTTGCCAGAGATCTGAGGTCCGATGCTGTTCGGGTTCGTGGATCGGATTCCAGAGTTGAAACACAGTCTCCATAAGTAGTATCACTCTGTTTGCAAACATCATCAACTAATGAAGCTGATGGCCAATTGGAAGCTGTGGAATATGACTTTGTTGAGGAAGAAGAATGAacaagcaataataataagaaagcAATGACGGCTGCTGCTACTTGTTTCATGATggtatgaatattttttaatttgtgggAGGGTCACTGTAATTTAATCTGATAGTGgatttcacatatttttttaaataaataatttagattTGTAATGCATGGATGAATTAATTGTCATTTGACAAGGCACATGCAATGAATATGCATCAAAGAGGAATCCGTGGTAAAATATTTGTTGgatattcttttaaaattccaCACAATTAAGGTGATTGAAACCATTGGTTATgaaagcttttaattttttcagcAGGCCATGTGATTATACTTTTAATGCATCAAATTCAGAAATGTcgtaaaaaattgaatgattctaaaattttacGGTGGTAAATTGCCTTGCGACAAGCCGTAAATCAAATTCTCTTGTAAAAACGAGTGTTCTAACTAATTTACATTGTGAAGATATTTACTCTTGCACCGAAACTTGAATGATTCTAAAATTTACTAGtgttgtatatatatttagtaGCGAAACAAGGTagcttttaatttacaattttcgTAGAATTAGTGTAGGCACAACTCTATTAAGTAATACTTCTTTAACCTATTATGAAGGCGTGTTTCAGATTGGTTTTGCGTAGtttcaaaagtgattttgaaaagtagagAAGACATAACTATTAgaatctaattttgagaatcaattttatacttaatataattttatataaaaaatctaaaaaaatattcttaataattaggaaataaaatcattaaatttaaagagataattattattttcaattatattgagattacaaaaaaaaattaaactaaaaatgtttattttagtaatcaattattttatataaacaataaaaaaatattttatatacatgtttataaatatataaataaaatttattcaacatTGTCTAATTTagtcatttgtatttttacagctgtttaataataagatcAACCAAATATATACGACTACTTTTAAAATCTAcaacacttttaaaaataaattttaccaaacattaaattaattttcttcaaaactgATTATTTATACAATACTGCTAACAATATCAACTAGGGATAATGTAAACATTTACAAGATAGTTGAGGCTCGCATATGAATTTGAATGTGTAGTGTAAACTCATATATCACATATAAACATGTCTATAGGTATCAAATAGAGACaatctaaatatttacaagataacTGAGCCTCGCATAtcaatgtgtgtgtgtgtgtgtgtgtggtgttgttaggaaattgaacttcctcccaagatcactccaagcaatttatcaagcaacaaattaataagaaaattaaatggagaatacaCCAATCAaacaacacaagatttacgtggaaaactcCAAATCCGGACAAAAACCACGGCCGTTGTCACAAGAcaaccagagaaaaatattcactatgtggaaaattattacaaccactctcagaaataattttctctcacccaaG contains:
- the LOC107176361 gene encoding uncharacterized protein LOC107176361, with amino-acid sequence MKQVAAAIAFFLVIVHTCSSTNSIAPNSPPTLVDGVCKQTENYADCVSALQLNPRTSAASDLKSLARIVLETAIANTTNSKDYFELMTKSKRTAPSLMPTLKNCISSYARTVALFNSTIMELDSDITAATYDALLGYLGSWYCGDSLNSTRLDVPSIKIRVYYLDLYGIIGYRITKQLSG
- the LOC107176362 gene encoding uncharacterized protein LOC107176362, which translates into the protein MKQVAAAVIAFLLLLLVHSSSSTKSYSTASNWPSASLVDDVCKQSDTTYGDCVSTLESDPRTRTASDLRSLARIVLETAHANTTKSKEHFEIMAKSSMTAPDLMAALKKCIFGYDRAAALFSSSRMKIDLDITAASYDAIAAHAGALFCAYQYNSTTRIDVQTIRARNIYLESYATIAFVIINQLGG